The following proteins are co-located in the Nocardioides piscis genome:
- a CDS encoding ATP-dependent Clp protease ATP-binding subunit: MFERFTDRARRVVVLAQEEARMLSHNYIGTEHILLGLIHEGEGVAAKALESLDISLEAVRAQVEEIIGQGQQAPSGHIPFTPRAKKVLELSLREALQLGHSYIGTEHILLGLIREGEGVAAQVLQKLGADLNRVRQQVIQLLSGFQGKESAASGAAASGSGSETPSSSLVLDQFGRNLTQAAREGKLDPVIGRGQEIERVMQILSRRTKNNPVLIGEPGVGKTTIVEGLAQDIVKGNVPETLKDKHIYTLDLGALVAGSRYRGDFEERLKKVLKEIRTRGDIVLFIDEIHTLVGAGAAEGAIDAASILKPMLARGELQTIGATTLDEYRKYLEKDAALERRFQPIQVQEPSIAHTIEMLKGLRDRYEAHHRVTITDEALVSAATLADRYISDRFLPDKAIDLIDEAGSRLRIRRMTAPADLREFDDKIADVRQRKEAAIDGQDFEAAARLRDEEKQLIARKSERETQWRSGDMDEVAEVDEELIAEVLAVATGIPIVKLSEEESTRLLKMEDELHKRVIGQEEAVKALSRAIRRTRAGLKDPKRPGGSFIFAGPSGVGKTWLSKTLADFLFGDEDSLIQLDMSEFGEKHTISRLFGSPPGYVGYEEGGQLTEKVRRKPFSVVLFDEVEKAHPDIFNSLLQILEEGRLTDSQGRVVDFKNTVIIMTTNLGTRDIAKGQNLGFQQSGDDNSYERMKNKVSEELKQHFRPEFLNRVDEIIVFPPLSQAQIVSMVDNMIAGVELRLKDRDMQLELTQPAKNLLAERGFDPVLGARPLRRTIQREIEDVMAEKMLFGEIGPGQIVLVDVEGEGPSATFTFHGQKVSALPDLPPFETADVIGEAEPPLEGPDDSTGPVDVPKSDD; encoded by the coding sequence ATGTTCGAGCGGTTCACCGACCGAGCCCGACGAGTTGTCGTGCTGGCCCAGGAAGAGGCCCGCATGCTCTCCCACAACTACATCGGGACCGAGCACATCCTGCTCGGGCTCATCCACGAGGGCGAGGGCGTCGCCGCGAAGGCGCTGGAGTCGCTCGACATCTCGCTGGAGGCCGTCCGCGCCCAGGTCGAGGAGATCATCGGCCAGGGCCAGCAAGCGCCGTCGGGACACATCCCGTTCACGCCCCGCGCCAAGAAGGTGCTCGAGCTCTCGCTGCGCGAGGCGCTCCAGCTGGGCCACTCCTACATCGGCACCGAGCACATCCTGCTCGGCCTGATCCGCGAGGGTGAAGGCGTCGCCGCCCAAGTGCTGCAGAAGCTCGGCGCCGACCTCAACCGGGTGCGCCAGCAGGTCATCCAGCTGCTCTCGGGCTTCCAGGGCAAGGAATCGGCCGCCAGTGGTGCTGCCGCGAGCGGCTCGGGATCCGAGACGCCGTCCAGCTCGCTGGTCCTCGACCAGTTCGGACGCAACCTGACCCAGGCTGCCCGTGAGGGCAAGCTCGACCCGGTCATCGGTCGTGGCCAGGAGATCGAGCGGGTCATGCAGATCCTCTCGCGACGGACGAAGAACAACCCCGTCCTGATCGGCGAGCCCGGCGTCGGCAAGACCACCATCGTCGAGGGGCTGGCCCAGGACATCGTCAAGGGCAACGTGCCCGAGACGCTCAAGGACAAGCACATCTACACCCTCGACCTCGGCGCCCTGGTGGCCGGCTCGCGCTATCGCGGGGACTTCGAGGAGCGCCTCAAGAAGGTGCTCAAGGAGATCCGCACGCGCGGCGACATCGTGCTGTTCATCGACGAGATCCACACCCTCGTCGGTGCGGGCGCGGCCGAGGGCGCGATCGACGCGGCCTCGATCCTCAAGCCGATGCTGGCCCGGGGCGAGCTGCAGACGATCGGTGCGACCACCCTGGACGAATACCGCAAGTACCTGGAGAAGGACGCAGCGCTCGAGCGTCGCTTCCAGCCCATCCAGGTCCAGGAGCCCTCGATCGCGCACACGATCGAGATGCTCAAGGGGCTCCGCGACCGCTACGAGGCCCACCACCGCGTGACGATCACCGACGAGGCGCTCGTCTCGGCCGCCACCCTGGCCGACCGCTACATCTCCGACCGCTTCCTGCCCGACAAGGCCATCGACCTGATCGACGAGGCCGGCTCGCGGCTGCGCATCCGTCGGATGACGGCGCCGGCCGACCTGCGCGAGTTCGACGACAAGATCGCCGACGTCCGCCAGCGCAAGGAAGCCGCCATCGACGGCCAGGACTTCGAGGCCGCGGCGCGCCTGCGCGACGAGGAGAAGCAGCTCATCGCCCGCAAGTCCGAGCGGGAGACGCAGTGGCGCTCCGGTGACATGGACGAGGTCGCCGAGGTCGACGAGGAGCTGATCGCCGAGGTCCTGGCCGTGGCGACCGGCATCCCGATCGTCAAGCTCTCCGAGGAGGAGTCGACCCGACTGCTCAAGATGGAGGACGAGCTCCACAAGCGCGTCATCGGCCAGGAAGAGGCCGTCAAGGCCCTCTCCCGCGCCATCCGGCGCACGCGCGCCGGGCTCAAGGACCCCAAGCGCCCCGGTGGCTCGTTCATCTTCGCCGGCCCCTCGGGAGTCGGGAAGACCTGGTTGTCCAAGACGCTGGCCGACTTCCTGTTCGGTGACGAGGACTCGCTGATCCAGCTCGACATGAGCGAGTTCGGCGAGAAGCACACGATCTCGCGCCTCTTCGGCTCGCCCCCCGGCTATGTCGGCTACGAGGAGGGCGGTCAGCTGACCGAGAAGGTGCGGCGCAAGCCGTTCTCGGTGGTGCTCTTCGACGAGGTCGAGAAGGCCCACCCCGACATCTTCAACAGCCTCCTCCAGATCCTCGAGGAAGGTCGCCTGACCGACTCGCAGGGCCGGGTGGTCGACTTCAAGAACACCGTCATCATCATGACCACCAACCTCGGCACCCGCGACATCGCCAAGGGCCAGAACCTCGGCTTCCAGCAGTCGGGCGACGACAACTCCTACGAGCGGATGAAGAACAAGGTCTCCGAGGAGCTCAAGCAGCACTTCCGGCCCGAGTTCCTCAACCGCGTCGACGAGATCATCGTCTTCCCGCCGCTGTCGCAGGCGCAGATCGTCTCCATGGTCGACAACATGATCGCGGGCGTCGAGCTGCGGCTCAAGGACCGCGACATGCAGCTAGAGCTGACCCAGCCGGCCAAGAACCTGCTGGCCGAGCGGGGCTTCGACCCGGTGCTGGGCGCGCGTCCCCTGCGACGCACGATCCAGCGCGAGATCGAGGACGTGATGGCCGAGAAGATGCTGTTCGGCGAGATCGGCCCCGGTCAGATCGTGCTGGTCGACGTCGAGGGCGAGGGGCCGAGCGCGACGTTCACCTTCCACGGTCAGAAGGTCAGCGCGCTGCCCGACCTGCCGCCGTTCGAGACCGCCGACGTGATCGGCGAGGCTGAGCCTCCGCTCGAAGGACCTGATGACTCGACGGGTCCGGTCGACGTGCCGAAGAGCGACGACTGA
- a CDS encoding histone-like nucleoid-structuring protein Lsr2, translated as MAQKVNITLVDDIDGSEADETLTFGLDGTTYEIDLNDANAAALREALSGYVGHARKVSGSSRRGRKATSSAGGSNTKDVREWARSQGMDVSERGRISADIQKAYDAAH; from the coding sequence ATGGCGCAAAAGGTCAACATCACTCTGGTCGATGACATCGACGGCAGCGAGGCGGACGAGACCCTCACCTTCGGTCTGGACGGCACGACCTACGAGATCGACCTCAACGACGCCAACGCCGCGGCGTTGCGCGAGGCACTGAGCGGCTATGTGGGTCACGCCCGCAAGGTCAGCGGCTCGAGCCGTCGTGGTCGCAAGGCCACGTCGTCGGCGGGCGGCTCCAACACCAAGGACGTGCGTGAGTGGGCCAGGAGCCAGGGCATGGACGTCTCCGAGCGCGGCCGCATCTCCGCGGACATCCAGAAGGCCTACGACGCCGCTCACTGA
- a CDS encoding type III pantothenate kinase: protein MSLLAADIGNSDTVLGLLDGADVVAHWRVSTDERRTSDEWAVLVRGLLAESGRAVDGIAVCATVPAVLHEWRDMLARHFKDIECVVVEPGVRTGVSVLMDNPREVGADRIINALAAANEFGGPAIVVDFGGTATTFDVVSASGQYVGGAIAPGIEISLEALGRRGAQLRKVELMRPRSVIAKNTVEALQSGMLFGVAAQVEGMVARMIDELGVPRTSVNVISTGHLSGLVRDECDCFTADSPWLTLQGLRLVFERNSISR from the coding sequence ATGAGCCTGCTCGCCGCCGACATCGGCAACTCCGACACCGTGCTGGGGCTCCTCGACGGCGCCGACGTCGTGGCCCACTGGCGGGTCTCGACCGACGAGCGGCGCACGTCCGACGAGTGGGCGGTGCTCGTGCGCGGGTTGCTCGCGGAGTCGGGCAGAGCCGTGGACGGCATCGCCGTGTGTGCGACGGTGCCGGCCGTGCTGCACGAATGGCGTGACATGCTCGCTCGCCATTTCAAGGACATTGAGTGTGTCGTCGTCGAACCCGGTGTGCGCACCGGGGTGTCGGTCCTGATGGACAATCCGCGCGAAGTGGGCGCCGATCGCATCATCAATGCCTTGGCCGCGGCGAACGAATTCGGGGGTCCGGCCATCGTCGTCGATTTCGGCGGAACCGCGACGACGTTCGACGTCGTGAGTGCCTCCGGTCAGTATGTCGGTGGCGCTATTGCTCCCGGGATCGAGATCTCCCTCGAGGCGCTCGGGCGGCGGGGGGCACAGCTGCGCAAGGTCGAGCTGATGCGTCCGCGCTCGGTCATCGCGAAGAACACCGTCGAGGCCTTGCAGAGCGGGATGTTGTTCGGTGTCGCTGCCCAGGTCGAGGGAATGGTGGCGCGGATGATCGACGAGCTGGGTGTGCCGAGGACGAGCGTCAACGTCATATCGACCGGGCACCTGTCGGGACTCGTGCGCGATGAATGCGATTGTTTCACCGCCGATTCCCCGTGGCTGACCCTTCAGGGCTTGCGGCTGGTGTTCGAGCGCAACTCGATCAGTCGATAG
- the nadC gene encoding carboxylating nicotinate-nucleotide diphosphorylase, whose product MTPYADLPPELLREITDAGLDPEALYADIERALAEDLPGGAVDATSAATISADARGRADFAAREPGVVAGLGVAAMVFAQVMGESVQITDRVPDGTRVGPGDVVMRVAGPTRGLLTAERTALNYASHLSGVATGTAHWVDALEGTTAKVLDTRKTLPGWRALQKYAVRCGGGVNHRFSLSDMAMVKDNHVIAAGGVVPALEALRSAFPGLPVEVEVTDLDQLRELLDAGCQRILLDNMSTETMAEAVRINAGRAVLEASGGLTLERAREVGETGVDYISVGALTHSVKVFDLGMDLVDEADPRVAEQDGALT is encoded by the coding sequence ATGACGCCGTACGCCGACCTGCCGCCCGAGCTCCTGCGCGAGATCACCGACGCGGGGCTCGACCCGGAGGCGCTGTATGCCGACATCGAGCGAGCGCTCGCCGAGGACCTCCCCGGCGGTGCCGTCGACGCCACGAGTGCCGCGACCATCTCCGCGGACGCCCGCGGCCGGGCTGACTTCGCCGCGCGCGAGCCTGGCGTCGTGGCCGGGCTCGGGGTCGCGGCCATGGTGTTCGCCCAGGTCATGGGGGAGTCGGTCCAGATCACCGACCGGGTCCCCGACGGGACTCGCGTCGGCCCCGGCGACGTGGTCATGCGCGTCGCAGGTCCCACCCGCGGGCTGCTGACAGCAGAGCGGACGGCCCTCAACTACGCCAGCCACCTCTCGGGAGTGGCGACCGGCACCGCGCACTGGGTCGACGCGCTCGAGGGCACGACGGCGAAGGTCCTCGACACCCGCAAGACCCTGCCCGGCTGGCGAGCGTTGCAGAAATACGCCGTCCGGTGCGGCGGTGGGGTCAACCACCGCTTCTCGCTGTCCGACATGGCGATGGTCAAGGACAACCACGTCATCGCAGCCGGTGGGGTCGTGCCGGCTCTCGAGGCCCTGCGCTCGGCCTTCCCCGGTCTGCCCGTCGAGGTCGAGGTCACCGACCTCGACCAGCTGCGCGAGCTGCTCGACGCAGGCTGCCAGCGGATCCTGCTCGACAACATGTCGACCGAGACGATGGCCGAGGCAGTGCGGATCAATGCCGGCCGCGCGGTGCTGGAGGCCTCGGGTGGTCTCACGCTCGAGCGGGCGCGTGAGGTCGGCGAGACCGGTGTCGACTACATCTCGGTGGGAGCCCTGACCCACTCGGTGAAGGTCTTCGACCTGGGCATGGACCTCGTGGACGAAGCCGACCCGCGCGTCGCTGAGCAGGACGGGGCACTGACGTGA
- a CDS encoding L-aspartate oxidase → MQSSPRLPQRLRAPEPGWTTRADVVVIGSGIAGLTAALRIHAADRSLKLLVVTKDVLNAGSTQWAQGGIAAALGPEDTPDQHLHDTLVAGAGACDVEAVRALVTEGPDAVRELIALGTRFDHHEGELSLTREGGHHRDRIAHAGGDATGAEIQRALIAAVELAPEIEVIQHALAVDLLLAGDAGVAGVTLHVLGEGQRDGVGAAHCRAVVLASGGFGQVFSQSTNPSVSTGDGLAIAARAGATLRDLEFVQFHPTVMYLGPDSQGQQPLISEAVRGEGAFLVDFGGDRFMQGEHELADLAPRDVVAKAITRRMLEADKPHMWLDARHLGAEFWERRFPTILAVCREHGVDPVTELIPVAPAQHYASGGVATDLDGRSDVAGLYATGEVACSGVHGANRLASNSLLEGLVFSRRIAQVLPQELREWQAPSGDDPRRPGLVDGRLRADLQATMTTKVGVLRTAEGMTQAVEWLQACDTDAGAVPGVDGWETTNLLTLSSALAQAALGREETRGSHWREDFPERDDVTQAGHIDTRLVDGRLGQEFCPAPSTDPTTGAVA, encoded by the coding sequence ATGCAGTCCTCCCCGAGACTTCCGCAGCGCCTGCGAGCCCCGGAGCCGGGGTGGACCACCCGCGCCGACGTGGTGGTCATCGGTTCCGGGATCGCCGGGCTGACCGCCGCGCTCCGCATCCACGCCGCCGACCGCAGCCTCAAGCTCCTGGTCGTCACCAAGGACGTCCTCAACGCCGGGTCGACGCAGTGGGCCCAGGGCGGGATCGCGGCCGCTCTCGGACCCGAGGACACCCCTGACCAGCACCTCCACGACACCCTCGTCGCCGGCGCGGGCGCCTGCGACGTCGAGGCCGTGCGAGCCCTGGTGACCGAGGGCCCGGACGCGGTGCGAGAGCTGATCGCGCTGGGCACCAGGTTCGACCACCACGAGGGGGAGCTGTCGCTGACCCGCGAGGGCGGCCACCACCGCGACCGGATCGCCCACGCGGGCGGCGACGCGACGGGGGCGGAGATCCAGCGGGCGCTCATCGCCGCCGTCGAGCTGGCCCCCGAGATCGAGGTGATCCAGCACGCGCTGGCGGTCGACCTGCTGCTGGCCGGCGACGCCGGGGTGGCCGGGGTGACCCTGCACGTCCTCGGCGAGGGACAGCGCGACGGTGTCGGGGCAGCTCACTGCCGGGCGGTCGTGCTCGCCAGCGGCGGCTTCGGCCAGGTGTTCTCGCAGTCGACCAACCCGAGCGTCTCCACCGGAGACGGTCTGGCGATCGCCGCTCGCGCGGGGGCGACCCTGCGCGACCTCGAGTTCGTCCAGTTCCACCCGACGGTGATGTATCTCGGTCCCGACTCCCAGGGCCAGCAGCCGCTGATCTCCGAGGCGGTGCGTGGCGAGGGTGCCTTCCTCGTCGACTTCGGTGGTGACCGCTTCATGCAGGGGGAGCACGAGCTCGCCGACCTGGCCCCGCGCGACGTCGTCGCCAAGGCCATCACGCGCCGCATGCTCGAGGCCGACAAGCCCCACATGTGGCTCGACGCCCGTCACCTCGGGGCGGAGTTCTGGGAGCGACGCTTCCCCACGATCCTCGCGGTCTGTCGCGAGCACGGCGTCGACCCGGTCACCGAGCTGATCCCCGTCGCTCCGGCGCAGCACTACGCCTCGGGCGGAGTGGCCACCGACCTCGACGGTCGTTCGGACGTGGCCGGCCTCTATGCCACGGGCGAGGTCGCCTGCAGCGGGGTGCACGGCGCCAATCGCCTCGCCTCCAACTCGCTGCTCGAAGGCCTCGTCTTCTCGCGGCGGATCGCCCAGGTGCTGCCGCAGGAGCTGCGTGAGTGGCAGGCACCGAGCGGCGACGACCCGCGTCGTCCCGGACTGGTCGACGGCCGGCTGCGCGCCGATCTCCAGGCGACGATGACGACCAAGGTGGGCGTCCTGCGGACCGCGGAGGGCATGACGCAGGCCGTCGAGTGGCTGCAGGCGTGCGACACCGACGCGGGTGCGGTCCCCGGCGTCGACGGCTGGGAGACGACCAACCTGCTGACCCTGAGCAGTGCGCTGGCGCAGGCGGCGCTCGGGCGCGAGGAGACCCGGGGATCGCACTGGCGCGAGGACTTCCCCGAACGAGACGACGTGACCCAGGCCGGTCACATCGACACCCGGCTGGTCGACGGGCGGCTGGGCCAGGAGTTCTGTCCCGCACCCTCGACCGACCCGACCACTGGAGCAGTCGCATGA
- the panD gene encoding aspartate 1-decarboxylase has protein sequence MLRTMMKSKIHRATVTQADLHYVGSVTVDEDLLDAADLLSGELVHIVDVTNGARLETYTIAGERGSGVIGINGAAARLVHPGDTVILIAYGQMETAEAKDYKPAVVFVDADNRVMATGYDPAETFGDPSLTRGDFLAR, from the coding sequence ATGCTGCGCACGATGATGAAGTCCAAGATCCACCGGGCGACCGTCACCCAGGCCGACCTCCACTACGTCGGCTCCGTGACCGTCGACGAGGACCTCCTCGACGCGGCCGACCTGCTCAGCGGCGAGCTGGTGCACATCGTCGACGTCACCAACGGCGCCCGCCTCGAGACCTACACGATCGCCGGCGAGCGGGGCTCGGGCGTCATCGGGATCAACGGCGCGGCCGCCCGCCTGGTGCACCCCGGCGACACGGTGATCCTGATCGCCTACGGTCAGATGGAGACCGCGGAGGCCAAGGACTACAAGCCCGCGGTCGTCTTCGTCGACGCCGACAACCGGGTGATGGCCACCGGCTACGACCCGGCGGAGACCTTCGGCGACCCGTCGCTGACGCGCGGCGACTTCCTCGCCCGCTAG
- the panC gene encoding pantoate--beta-alanine ligase: MTASTLALAHTREELADLLAAARRDGQRVGFVPTMGALHEGHASLMRVAAEHADLVVVSVFVNPMQFAPTEDLERYPRTLPADLEVCAANGVTAVFAPATDEIYPGGFGHETVRDGVTVAPGRLATILDGASRPGHFDGVLTVVAKLFGLVQPDVAVFGEKDYQQLALIRAMVRDLCMPIRIVGAETMREPDGLAMSSRNRYLDPGQRQAATVLSRALRAAQQQAAYGEEAAREAALGVLATEPAVVLDYLALTAPDLAEAPEVGEGRVLVAARVGDTRLIDNMQIFFDRLPPAGTAVAGSTTHERSS, translated from the coding sequence ATGACCGCCTCCACCCTTGCCCTCGCGCACACCCGCGAGGAGCTCGCCGACCTGCTCGCGGCCGCCCGCCGCGACGGGCAGCGCGTCGGCTTCGTGCCCACGATGGGCGCCCTGCACGAGGGGCACGCCAGCCTGATGCGCGTGGCCGCCGAGCATGCTGACCTGGTGGTGGTGAGCGTCTTCGTCAACCCCATGCAGTTCGCCCCCACCGAGGACCTCGAGCGCTACCCGCGCACGTTGCCCGCCGACCTCGAGGTGTGCGCCGCCAACGGGGTCACCGCCGTCTTCGCGCCGGCCACCGACGAGATCTATCCCGGGGGCTTCGGTCACGAGACGGTCCGCGACGGGGTCACCGTCGCCCCAGGACGCCTCGCCACCATCCTCGACGGCGCCTCCCGTCCGGGGCACTTCGACGGGGTCCTGACGGTCGTCGCCAAGCTCTTCGGCCTCGTCCAGCCCGACGTCGCCGTCTTCGGCGAGAAGGACTACCAGCAGCTCGCGTTGATCCGCGCCATGGTCCGCGACCTGTGCATGCCGATCCGGATCGTCGGGGCAGAGACCATGCGTGAGCCCGACGGCCTCGCGATGTCGAGCCGCAACCGCTATCTCGATCCCGGCCAGCGGCAGGCCGCGACCGTCCTGAGCCGAGCACTGCGGGCAGCGCAGCAGCAGGCGGCGTACGGCGAGGAGGCGGCCCGTGAAGCAGCGCTGGGCGTGCTCGCGACCGAGCCCGCCGTCGTGCTCGACTACCTCGCCCTGACCGCCCCCGACCTGGCCGAGGCGCCGGAGGTCGGCGAGGGTCGGGTCCTGGTCGCGGCCCGGGTCGGCGACACCCGCCTGATCGACAACATGCAGATCTTCTTCGACCGACTCCCACCGGCGGGCACCGCAGTCGCGGGCTCGACCACCCACGAAAGGAGCAGCTGA
- a CDS encoding Rossmann-like and DUF2520 domain-containing protein, with protein sequence MRHFRVGVIGAGRVGAVLAAALRAAGHEIVAAAGESDASRGRIEAMLPGTPGAKPSDVARAADLLLLTVPDDMLPNVVAMLSASGAIHEGQFVVHTSGRHGLAVLADAAAVGARPIALHPAMTFTGTEVDLPRLREAIFGVTADAAERPVTEQLVADLGGRPMWVDEDKRTLYHAGLAHGANHLVTLVTEAMEMLAAAGGDNPADTLRPLLNAALDNALDQGDAALTGPIVRGDVETVRAHLVEMRASAPQTVPSYLALARATLSRVVTDGRLLPIRGAKLAQVLDAASSDDVAPSSVRPLTRLGRTIRR encoded by the coding sequence ATGAGGCACTTCCGTGTGGGTGTCATCGGCGCTGGCCGCGTCGGTGCCGTCCTGGCCGCCGCGCTGCGCGCCGCCGGCCACGAGATCGTCGCCGCCGCCGGCGAGTCGGACGCCTCCCGGGGCCGGATCGAGGCCATGTTGCCCGGCACCCCCGGCGCCAAGCCCAGTGACGTGGCCCGCGCCGCTGATCTGCTCCTGCTGACGGTGCCCGACGACATGCTGCCCAACGTGGTCGCGATGCTCAGTGCCAGCGGCGCGATCCACGAGGGCCAGTTCGTCGTCCACACCAGCGGCCGGCACGGCCTGGCCGTCCTCGCCGATGCCGCAGCCGTGGGTGCACGACCCATCGCCCTGCACCCCGCCATGACCTTCACCGGCACCGAGGTCGACCTGCCGCGGCTGCGCGAGGCGATCTTCGGGGTGACGGCCGACGCTGCCGAACGGCCCGTCACCGAGCAGCTCGTCGCCGACCTCGGCGGTCGCCCGATGTGGGTCGACGAGGACAAGCGCACGCTCTATCACGCTGGCCTGGCCCACGGCGCCAACCACCTCGTCACGTTGGTGACCGAGGCGATGGAGATGCTCGCCGCGGCTGGTGGCGACAACCCCGCCGACACGCTCCGCCCCCTCCTCAACGCAGCGCTCGACAACGCGCTCGATCAGGGCGACGCCGCGCTCACCGGGCCGATCGTGCGCGGTGACGTCGAGACGGTCCGGGCCCACCTGGTGGAGATGAGGGCCTCAGCGCCGCAGACGGTCCCGTCCTACCTCGCCCTGGCCCGCGCGACCCTCAGCCGGGTGGTCACCGACGGGCGCCTGCTCCCGATCCGTGGCGCCAAGCTGGCGCAGGTGCTCGACGCCGCGTCGAGTGACGACGTGGCTCCATCATCGGTGCGGCCCCTCACTCGGCTCGGACGCACCATCCGTCGATGA
- a CDS encoding glycosyltransferase family 2 protein yields the protein MSVPIGGGPGLSNIEGHTEFDIVWPWQAGPLRRGATAVLRVKNEADSMRFVLPPLLRACDHVLLVDNNSTDGTGEAALAVAAEHGLGEKFTLKHYPFDVARAGAEHLAVPERSVHSLAYFYNWCFSHVRTRYSWKWDGDMVLTTEGEVSLADLSWQVGRADVVIRIPRHGLYIESESRAFLDLGLRNIEEWGFPMTPDFVYSKAPEWEIRTTPDTIRQFALPQGLVVELKYLDGDEFAHWTNPESFATSVRNRRKRREWLVFNALRAGEVPEGVTEIVAPAGEHVVDFVTHTWLPRAPRPFVVDDPDHAKLHLRA from the coding sequence GTGAGCGTCCCGATCGGTGGCGGTCCCGGACTGAGCAACATCGAGGGGCACACCGAGTTCGACATCGTCTGGCCGTGGCAGGCCGGTCCGCTGCGCCGGGGTGCGACCGCGGTGCTCCGGGTCAAGAACGAGGCCGACTCGATGCGTTTCGTGCTGCCGCCCCTGCTGCGCGCCTGCGACCACGTGCTGCTGGTCGACAACAACTCCACCGACGGCACCGGCGAGGCGGCGCTGGCCGTCGCCGCAGAGCACGGGCTGGGCGAGAAGTTCACGCTGAAGCACTACCCGTTCGACGTCGCCCGCGCCGGCGCCGAGCACCTCGCGGTCCCCGAGCGCAGCGTCCACTCGCTGGCCTACTTCTACAACTGGTGCTTCTCCCACGTCCGCACCCGCTACTCGTGGAAGTGGGACGGCGACATGGTGCTCACGACCGAGGGCGAGGTGTCGCTGGCCGACCTGTCGTGGCAGGTGGGCCGCGCGGACGTGGTGATCCGGATCCCACGCCACGGCCTCTACATCGAGTCCGAGAGTCGCGCCTTCCTCGACCTGGGCCTGCGCAACATCGAGGAGTGGGGCTTCCCGATGACGCCCGACTTCGTCTATTCCAAGGCCCCCGAGTGGGAGATCCGGACCACGCCCGACACCATCCGGCAGTTCGCGCTCCCGCAGGGGCTGGTCGTGGAGCTGAAGTATCTCGACGGCGACGAGTTCGCCCACTGGACCAACCCCGAGTCCTTCGCCACCAGCGTCCGCAACCGCCGCAAGCGGCGCGAGTGGCTGGTCTTCAACGCGCTCAGGGCGGGCGAGGTCCCGGAGGGGGTCACCGAGATCGTGGCCCCGGCCGGCGAGCACGTCGTCGACTTCGTGACCCACACGTGGCTCCCGCGCGCCCCACGCCCCTTCGTGGTCGACGACCCGGACCACGCCAAGCTGCACCTGCGCGCCTGA
- a CDS encoding sulfotransferase family protein, whose amino-acid sequence MNPDGVPRKVLFVAGAGRSGTSTMAGIASRLGMHVPLPEVPPDSSNPRGFSEPQWVVDLHDRLLKEAGVQVSDSRPSAWFETGRISTREPARIRVADWLEPHFEVHPELVVKDPRLSWFLGLWRVAAIRTGAKPVFVTMLRPPAEVVGSKQKYYANKLGSAHLAASWLNMLLHTERATRDEAGTSRVFVRYEDLLTDWVKTTMHVGHTLELQSIIHTRSDLIREVHRFIDPDLRRVSASLEDLGLPPRLHDLTAQTWVELNKLADPDGDVSQVHATLDQLRDAYTDLYEEAEAISKSSVVAARIDGARTAAASDAPAPGLAERIPHDVRAKIPPSLRRGVRKALGRERTAEQPPGQPEPS is encoded by the coding sequence ATGAACCCCGACGGCGTCCCGCGCAAGGTGCTCTTCGTGGCGGGGGCCGGACGCAGCGGGACCTCGACGATGGCCGGCATCGCCAGCAGGCTCGGGATGCACGTGCCGCTGCCCGAGGTGCCACCCGACTCGTCCAACCCGCGTGGCTTCTCCGAGCCCCAGTGGGTCGTCGACCTGCACGACCGCCTGCTCAAGGAGGCCGGCGTCCAGGTCAGTGACTCCCGCCCCAGCGCGTGGTTCGAGACCGGCCGCATCTCCACCCGCGAGCCGGCCCGGATCAGGGTCGCCGACTGGCTCGAGCCACACTTCGAGGTCCACCCCGAGCTGGTCGTCAAGGACCCCCGGCTCAGCTGGTTCCTCGGGCTGTGGCGGGTCGCCGCGATCCGGACGGGCGCCAAGCCGGTCTTCGTGACCATGCTGCGCCCCCCGGCCGAGGTCGTCGGCAGCAAGCAGAAGTACTACGCCAACAAGCTCGGTTCCGCCCACCTCGCCGCCAGCTGGCTCAACATGCTGCTCCACACCGAGCGCGCGACGCGCGACGAAGCCGGCACGTCGCGGGTGTTCGTGCGCTACGAGGACCTGCTGACCGACTGGGTGAAGACGACGATGCACGTCGGCCACACCCTCGAGCTGCAGTCGATCATCCACACGCGCAGCGACCTGATCCGTGAGGTGCACCGCTTCATCGACCCCGACCTGCGGCGGGTCTCGGCCAGCCTCGAGGACCTCGGACTGCCGCCGCGGCTGCACGACCTCACCGCCCAGACGTGGGTGGAGCTCAACAAGCTCGCCGACCCCGACGGGGACGTCTCGCAGGTCCACGCCACGCTCGACCAGCTGCGCGACGCCTACACCGACCTCTACGAGGAGGCGGAGGCGATCAGCAAGAGCTCGGTCGTCGCCGCGCGGATCGACGGTGCCCGTACGGCGGCTGCCTCCGACGCCCCTGCGCCAGGACTGGCGGAGCGGATCCCGCACGACGTCCGCGCCAAGATCCCGCCGTCCCTGCGCCGAGGTGTGCGCAAGGCCCTGGGTCGCGAGCGCACGGCGGAGCAGCCCCCGGGGCAGCCGGAGCCGTCGTGA